Proteins co-encoded in one Lates calcarifer isolate ASB-BC8 linkage group LG17, TLL_Latcal_v3, whole genome shotgun sequence genomic window:
- the trmt1l gene encoding TRMT1-like protein — MAELKEADAAQLHQEDVDIKRAEGGDAPSAGDQAAGQAAKDEAAADNDAKPSTTTTERHISIQTKLEGLEVLVDLNGAGRKSCPLCPEEKFKACYSHKLRRHLQNLHWKVYVEFEGQRMCICHLPCRNLKPSLSGDQASGRHVAHYHCVVCSVTIARKTDMISHLKRHVNKGETEASYSGSSDVPFEEPAPSGQAYEIMKELGTNVQLLPNHTTPQKSDTYFNRKMKTNRQLVFCSLAVLAEERSPLECLDAFGATGIMGLQWAKHLRNAVKVTITDISDVCVKMIKENCELNHIRVDGGSRVPRGCDGGSSEVEGVPIAAVEVAKMDANVIMHLRPFDYIHLDPFGTAVNYLDAAFRNVRNLGIISVTSTDTGSLYAKSPNVTLRHYGCHIVRTEYYKELAARMVVATVARAAARCNKGIEVLLAVALEHFVLVVVRVLRGPTQADESAKKLRKLVHCQWCEERVFLKQGNMVDDTLPCNCHGSLPGKTAVQLGPLWCGPLFNTGFLRRMLSAAVQHSMDDIQPLVKTLICESECTTLKSLVHGPSALTNQVECGVVIKTLQSGEESGPDQSGKRKTGEESGNVVKKLKSDASLEHPAFYYSIHRHSIRGMNMPKLNKFLQYLTEAGFRVSRTHFDPTGVRTDATLEQFKSVLTKYSVPTYTNATATQTSVSTEKTV; from the exons ATGGCGGAGCTCAAAGAGGCGGACGCTGCTCAGCTACACCAGGAGGACGTCGATATCAAAC gTGCTGAGGGTGGAGATGCTCCTTCAGCCGGAGACCAAGCTGCAGGACAGGCAGCGAAGGACGAAGCTGCTGCAGATAACGACGCCAAACCCTCCACCACGACCACCG aGAGACACATCTCCATCCAAACTAAACTGGAGGGCCTCGAGGTGCTGGTTGACCTGAACGGAG CGGGTCGTAAGTCGTGTCCTCTGTGTCCCGAGGAGAAGTTTAAAGCCTGTTACAGCCATAAACTCCGCCGACACCTGCAGAACCTCCACTGGAAAGTCTACGTGGAGTTTGAAG GTCAGAGGATGTGTATCTGCCACCTGCCCTGCAGAAACCTGAAGCCCAGCCTTAGCGGAGATCAG GCGTCAGGACGACACGTGGCTCACTACCACTGTGTGGTGTGCTCTGTCACCATCGCCCGTAAGACGGACATGATCAGCCACCTGAAACGCCACGTGAACAAAGGCGAGACGGAGGCCAGCTACTCCGGCAGCTCGGACGTACCGTTTGAAGAGCCCG ctccGTCCGGTCAGGCCTACGAAATCATGAAAGAACTTGGAACAAACGTGCAGCTCCTCCCGAACCACACCACCCCGCAGAAGAGCGACACCTACTTCAACCGCAAGATGAAGACCAACAG gcagCTGGTGTTTTGTTCGCTGGCTGTGCTGGCTGAGGAGAGAAGTCCACTCGAGTGTCTGGATGCTTTTGGAGCCACAG GGATCATGGGCCTCCAGTGGGCGAAACACCTTCGTAACGCAGTCAAAGTGACCATAACTGACATCAGCGACGTGTGCGTCAAAATGATCAAAGAGAACTGCGAGCTGAACCACATCCGGGTGGACGGAGGCTCGCGGGTTCCCCGGGGGTGCGACGGGGGAAGCAGTGAGGTCGAGGGAGTGCCCATCGCCGCGGTGGAGGTCGCCAAGATGGACGCCAACGTCATCATGCACCTGCGGCCTTTTGACTACAT TCACTTGGATCCGTTCGGGACAGCGGTGAACTACCTGGACGCCGCCTTCAGAAACGTCCGTAACCTGGGCATCATCTCTGTGACGTCCACAGACACCGGCTCCCTGTACGCCAAGTCTCCCAACGTCACCCTGCGTCACTACGGCTGTCACATCGTACGCACCGAGTACTACAAAGAGCTGGCTGCTCGCATGGTGGTCGCCACCGTGGCCAG AGCGGCGGCTCGCTGTAACAAAGGCATCGAGGTGCTGCTGGCCGTTGCGCTGGAGCATTTCGTCCTGGTGGTGGTGAGAGTCCTCAGGGGTCCCACACAGGCAGATGAGTCAGCGAAGAAGTTACGAAAACTTGTCCACTGTCAGTGGTGTGAGGAGAGAGTCTTCCTCAAACAAGGAAACATGGTGGACG ACACGCTGCCCTGCAACTGTCATGGAAGTCTGCCTGGAAAGACAGCGGTGCAGCTGGGACCGTTATG GTGCGGTCCTCTGTTTAACACGGGCTTCCTGAGGAGGATGCTGTCGGCGGCGGTGCAGCACAGCATGGACGACATCCAGCCGCTCGTCAAAACTCTGATCTGCGAGTCCGAGTGCACCACCCTCAAGTCTTTAGTCCACGGGCCGTCGGCTCTCACCAACCAAG tggAGTGTGGAGTCGTCATCAAGACCTTACAGAGCGGAGAGGAGTCCGGTCCTGATCAGTCTG GGAAGAGGAAGACCGGAGAGGAGTCTGGGAATGTAGTGAAGAAGCTGAAGTCTGATGCATCTCTGGAACACCCAGCTTTCTACTACAGCATCCACCGCCACAGCATCCGAGGCATGAACATGCCCAA GTTGAACAAGTTCCTTCAGTACCTGACCGAGGCCGGCTTCAGGGTGAGTCGGACTCACTTCGACCCTACAGGGGTTCGAACCGACGCCACGCTGGAGCAGTTTAAATCCGTCCTCACCAAGTACAGCGTCCCCACGTACACCAACGCCACCGCCACTCAGACGAGCGTGAGCACAGAGAAGACAGTGTGA
- the LOC108883428 gene encoding interferon-induced protein with tetratricopeptide repeats 1, translating into MSAAQSETTLEAKLEALQCHFTWDLDSCGRSKLLRVRDKLVDIGTEEGNSWLGHIYNLQGYLCHQLEDHSQSFLSRAAEALCKTRKTDEGPWLVVNYGNQAWLHYHQGEQAESQAYLSKVETLMKEYPSPSQDELHPEIYAEKAWTLMKFSREKKQLAADYFQRAIRMQPDMVEWQSSHVLAVASTFKRSDTGLEADILEKMRKAKEQDPENLYLAVYYLEQRAKTGERIEDEARELAEKVLRNPVSCYNGMKSLLRVYRYYISIDEAIDLAEKALEKHPDARYLKRCAARCYKWKIVFFRDGRPKQSEIDRAVSLHKEVISLYPGSSFVKRIDLANIYAKLNHGLAKAEQMYQELLELDLEPGDRQTLYNCYAKYLNFDRQEHHRSIKYHMKVAAIPEQSFFRENSIKILERIKDRGRNRMCREIEEFLAKLEEPQQF; encoded by the exons ATGAG TGCTGCACAGAGTGAAACGACCCTGGAGGCCAAACTGGAGGCCCTGCAGTGCCACTTCACCTGGGATCTGGACTCCTGCGGCAGGTCCAAACTTTTACGTGTCAGGGACAAGCTGGTGGACATCGGCACGGAGGAGGGAAACAGTTGGCTGGGTCACATTTACAACCTGCAGGGGTACCTCTGCCACCAGCTGGAAGACCACTCCCAGAGTTTCCTCAGCAGGGCTGCAGAGGCCCTCTGTAAGACCAGGAAAACAGATGAGGGTCCATGGCTGGTGGTGAACTATGGGAACCAGGCTTGGCTGCACTACCATCAGGGAGAACAAGCAGAGAGTCAGGCTTACCTGTCAAAGGTTGAGACCCTGATGAAAGAGTACCCATCTCCATCACAGGACGAGCTGCATCCTGAGATCTACGCGGAGAAAGCCTGGACTCTGATGAAgttcagcagagaaaaaaagcagctggCTGCAGACTACTTCCAGAGAGCCATCAGGATGCAGCCGGACATGGTGGAGTGGCAGAGCAGCCATGTGTTAGCTGTAGCGAGCACTTTTAAGCGCAGTGACACAGGGCTAGAGGCTGACATCCTGGAGAAGATGAGAAAAGCCAAGGAACAGGATCCAGAGAACCTGTACCTGGCTGTTTACTACCTTGAGCAACGCGCTAAGACAGGAGAAAGAATTGAAGATGAAGCGCGCGAGTTAGCTGAGAAGGTCCTGAGAAATCCTGTCAGCTGTTATAACGGTATGAAATCATTACTGAGGGTTTACAGATACTACATCTCCATTGATGAGGCTATTGATTTGGCAgagaaagctctggaaaaacaTCCAGATGCACGTTATCTGAAAAGATGTGCTGCACGTTGCTACAAATGGAAGATCGTTTTCTTCCGGGACGGTCGCCCAAAGCAAAGCGAGATAGACAGAGCAGTCAGTCTCCACAAGGAGGTGATTTCTCTTTATCCTGGGTCTTCATTTGTAAAGAGAATAGACCTTGCAAACATATACGCAAAATTAAATCATGGCCTGGCTAAAGCTGAGCAGATGTACCAGGAGCTGCTAGAGCTTGATCTGGAACCAGGAGACCGACAGACGCTTTACAACTGCTACGCAAAATATCTAAACTTTGATCGGCAGGAGCACCACAGGTCGATAAAATATCACATGAAGGTGGCTGCGATACCGGAACAATCCTTCTTCAGAGAGAACAGCATCAAAATCCTGGAGAGGATTAAAGACAGAGGCAGGAACCGCATGTGCAGAGAAATAGAGGAGTTTCTGGCCAAACTGGAAGAGCCACAGCAGTTCTAA
- the prpf38a gene encoding pre-mRNA-splicing factor 38A, with protein MANRTVKDANSIHGTNPQYLVEKIIRTRIYESKYWKEECFGLTAELVVDKAMELKYVGGVYGGNIKPTPFLCLTLKMLQIQPEKDIIVEFIKNEDFKYVRLLGAMYMRLTGTAVDCYKYLEPLYNDYRKIKSQNRNGEFELMHVDEFIDELLHAERMCDIILPRLQKRQVLEEAEMLDPRISALEEDLDEVESSEEEDEEEEKPERLQTPEPHRRSYRDNDRPRRSPSPRYRRSRSPRRRSRSPKRRSPSPRRDRHRSKSPRRHRSRSRDRRHRSKSPGHHRSHRHRSHSKSPERSSKKSHKKSRRGNE; from the exons ATGGCAAACAGAACAGTTAAAGATGCCAACAGTATACACGGGACTAACCCGCAGTATCTGGTGGAGAAAATCATCCGAACTCGAATCTACGAGTCTAAATACTGGAAGGAGGAGTGCTTCGGTCTGACCG CTGAGCTGGTTGTTGACAAAGCCATGGAGCTGAAGTACGTTGGAGGAGTTTACGGCGGGAACATCAAGCCCACTCCCTTCCTCTGCCTCACGCTGAAGATGCTGCAGATTCAACCAGAGAAAGACATCATCGTCGAGTTCATTAAAAATGAGGATTTTAA ATATGTTCGTTTGCTCGGAGCGATGTACATGAGACTAACTGGCACTGCAGTGGATTGTTACAAATACCTGGAGCCTCTGTACAACGACTACAGAAAGATCAAGAGTCAGAACAGAAACGGAG agtttGAGTTGATGCATGTGGACGAGTTCATCGACGAGCTCCTTCATGCAGAGAGGATGTGTGACATCATTCTGCCCCGGCTCCAG aagAGACAAGTCCTGGAGGAGGCTGAGATGCTGGACCCACGTATCAGTGCTTTGGAGGAAGACCTGGATGAAGTGGAgagcagtgaagaagaagacgaggaagaggagaag CCAGAGAGACTTCAGACCCCTGAACCCCACAGACGCAGTTACCGTGACAACGACAGACCTCGCCGCTCTCCGTCACCTCGTTACAGACGCAGCCGCTCACCCAGACG gaGGAGCAGGTCTCCAAAGAGGCGAAG CCCGTCGCCGAGGAGAGACCGCCATCGCAGCAAGAGCCCCCGCAGACACCGCAGCCGGTCCAGAGACAGACGCCACCGCTCCAAATCCccag GTCACCACAGGAGCCACAGACATCGCAGCCACTCCAAATCTCCAGAGAG AAGTTCAAAAAAGAGTCACAAGAAAAGTCGAAGAGGAAACGAGTGA